The window AGCACTGGGTCGGGAACATAGAtaccttaattttatttctagccatataatacataaagcaaaggaataaaatgatTCATGCTGATTCTACACAAAAGCCTTCCTTTGGCCCTTTCCCTCTTATCCAAGCGCCATGTTGTTATTACCAAATAAGTTCCCTGTGACTCCTCCAAAACTTTTGCTTTGTCCAAGCGTATGACACACTGAAAGAGGATGCTGAAGGTTTTGGAGTGAAGAACCTTCAGAGTTGGGTTGTTCCTGTCCAGGTTTTAGGGGCCATCTCTTTTTGCCTTGGGGATTTCAGAACTTGTATCAGTTGCAAAGAGCTGTAGAATTCAATTACCCAGGGCTCTTTGGAGGGCTCTGATCCAATGAGGCCCTCCCCGACCCCCTAAACTCGAGTCAACCTCCTGCCATATGTTCCCATAGCACCCTGTACTTCCTTAATGCTAACACACACTGTGCTTTATTGCAATTATGTGTTTGATCTCTCCCCTTAATCAAGGGAAATAAAGGCAGTTAAGCTCAATAAGGCAGGGACtccttgtttgtctttttaagtgCTGTATCTTCAGTGCCTCAGAAGATGCCTGGCACCTGGTAACCACTTAATAATcttactaaatgaatgaatgaaagagaagaacGACATTGTAGGCAGAGGGAGCATGAGGAGCCAAGACAAAGAGGTAAGAAATTGTGGGCCATGTATACATGTAAGGGGAGTTGTATAGCTTAAGTATTGAGTATGTGTGGGGAACAGTGGAAAAAGATAAGATGAGGCTGTGCTGTGGAGGGTCTCAAGAGCAACTTAGAGAGTGGACTTTATGAGTGGTAGGAAGCCAGTGAAGATCACAGCTAAACAGTGAGGTCTGTTACCATCGTATTTGATAGAATTTATTCATGGCATGGGCAGCTTCCTTTGCCCCTCCTAACACACTTCCTGCTAAGAAATGGATAACAATCTACAAAGCATTTTATATGCTCTACACCCAGTAAACTCAATGAATAATCTACAAGTTTCTTTGGCTGAGGTTGCCGGGGGCTTAAAGGGCCCCAGTGTAGCTGGGAAACTGACGTCAGCCAGGGAACTTTCATTTTTAACCTGAGCAGCTGGTACATGGTAGCAACTATAAGTTTCTCTGACCTTGCCTGAGTCATCCAGGAAGTCACAATGAGAGGTCTTTCACCCTATCTGCTGTCCCTAGGGCCCATGGCGTCTGCTCCACCCCCGCCCCTCCTCAGCTAGTTTCTCTTGTTCCCTCCCGAGGAGGTATCCTTTCCAATACTGTCTTTCTGATAGTCCAGGATGTTCCTTTCCCGTACCTGGGCTTTACTTCTTCCAGGCCGGATTCCTTGGACCACAAATGAGGGAGGCAGCAATTAGGCCTCTTGGCAGACCAGACCAAAGTGTCACATTCTTTGCCTGGAACCATTTTTATACATCCTTGGGGACTTGCAAGGAATGAGTGACAGAGTCAGAAGGTCAAGGGAAAAGTCTTCAGGGATTGAGGAGAATTTGGAAAACTTGCCACAAATCCTGGAAGAATAggacatttgtttctttctttctctttatttctatttctgtttcccctctcactttctctcctgttcctccatctgtttctctcttctcctttgtaaCGCACCTCTCTCTACttcctactttctctttctctccccttctatTCTTGCCCTTCCCCACCACTTTCCTTGCTTGTAATGGCTGAATTTTATTCTCAGTTCTTCTTTGTGGAGCACTGTGCtgcttttataaattttcataaatcCTCTCCTTACACTCTATGAGCGGAATAATAGtatccccattctgcagatgaggaaattgagacacagatcCAGTAACTTCTCCAAACTCAGAAGTATAAATAGGGGTTTGAACTCCACTCAACTAAGCCCAAAACTATCTTGTCTTAACTGTTACACgatctctttttctccatttccaacTCCCCCttgtcttttccctctttttgctccccatctctccctcccttctctcagaCACTCACCACATCCTGGTCCCTGCACATGTATGGCTGACTGTGAAGGTGCTGAACGCTGTGCACGTGCCCAGAAGAGATGACAGACCATTCTAACTCTTATCTAAtcagtcattttccttttgagcAAACGCTCCAAAATTTTCCACATTTGGAGGCTAAGGGAGCGGGTCCTTTACTTCACCACCTGAGGAAAAGGGTAGATGTCTGATCACAAACCAGAGGAAAGGCCTCAAGACCTGGGTGGGTCTTTGATATGGAGGGGAATTGAGATAAGGCTCACTCAAGGACACCCTCATTCCCAGGGACTCTGCATACTCTCAGGGTTGGGAGCGGCTGGGCTGGGAAAAGACAAGGCCAGGAGGCTCGTCTCTGTCAAGGTATCAAGTCAGGAGCCAGGGAAACCTGGACTGTGAAATGTGGCACCCCTGCCCTGTTCTTCCTCATACGCATAAAGAATGTTCAGACAGGAACCAGGGGCACATTGGCAGCAAAGATGCGAAGCTCAAGGTTGGAACTTGACAACCTCTAAGGTCTCATGAGAATCTGaggttttatgattctaagaagGGAATATTTACGTTCAGTtccctcctattttttttttttttttttggtcattctgTTGATTAGAATTGGTTAGAGGCTTAAGCCATAAGGACATTTATTGCTCATCAAGTAAGAATTCTGGAGGTAGGTGATTCAACTGTCAATTCAGAGGTCTCAGGGCACTGGCTGGCATTTCAGAGATTCTCTGGGCAGCTTCAGACATATTGGCTCACACAACCACGTcctcaggcaggaaggaggggggtGGGAAGGACTTCAAGTGAGGCTCCCTCCATTTACTGGGGGATAGAAAAACCTTTTCTAGGGCACTCCCTCCACATTAGACTCTCCCTACGCCTCGCTGACCAGAACTAACCGCAGTGGAGACTGAGAAAGTGATATTTGGCCTTTTCACCCTGCTAAGGGGCTGTAGGCAAGGAACAGGGAATTGGTTTGCCACTGGGTAGGAAACACCAGTGCCTTCCatcccctccttccttcattcaaccAAGATTTACTAAATACACATGttgggccaggctctgggctaggTGATGATGATATAGAGGAAAAGATAGTCCCTATTTTCCAGGAGCCCCCACTGGAAGAACATAGACAGGCAGAGGATTACAAAACAAGAAggaaagtgttggagaggactaAGTGTCCCCAGGGCCACCACATGAGCAGAAGAGGCTCAGcttgagggagaagggagggctaGAAAAAGCAATGACTGGGTTGGTTTTGAAGGGTTAATAGGATTCGGCTAGGAGAGATGGGGCATACAggaggcaggtgggaggagggcatttgggaattttccaggaCTTGAACTGTCTGGACAAAGGGAACTAATGGGAACAGGCAGGAAATGAAGGCCTGATGAGAGAAGGTTTTGTATGTGATATAAAGTCTGGGGCATTTATTCTGGGTATGAGGATGAACAGTTCTGTGCGTGGGTACCTTCTGCATGCAGAAGGACAAGCCAAGCTGTACAGTTGAAAGGGCTGCACTGTACTGAGGTGGAGGAGATCGGCATTGCCAGCTGCTGCCAGCTGGGGGAACCTGAGTACTCATTTGCAATACCTTTAGCTGCAGTAACCAAACACGGACTTGTTGTCCTCCTCCCAATATAGCCGGTCCATATTAGACGGTTCTGACTGTTAGAGAATGCTTCCTGAGAGGCCAAATTGGCCACTCCCACCCTCactctttcttcctccacctAGTTCTGTCCTCTGTAGTCACAAAAAATTCTTTCTCCACCTGACAGCCATTCAAACACATGGAACATTTGTGGTATTTTCAGCATATCACAtacttcatttcatttaatcctcaaaatccTCTGGTGTAGCTATTCtcgtcctcattttacagacaaggaaacggTCTCAGGGGGGTAAATGCCAGAGTCACATTTGCAGACTCGAGTCCTGTGTTCTTTCTACCACTTGTGTTTGTCCAGGTTTGGTCCTTGGActgcctgcatcagaatcaccagggtGCTTGTTGCAAATCCAGATTCCGGAGGTCCACCCCTGACCTCCCGAAGTAGAATCCCTGGGAGTAAGAGTATAGAATCCACACTGGAACACACAGCTTAGTTGATTTCCAGATCCACCATACTGTAACCTGCTAACACGACCACtctgattcttctttctttttatctttgctgagggaaaaaaaagagagttttTAGGTgaatttaacttctttctttctttctttattttattaattgcagtaacgttggattataacattatatagctttcagatatacatcataatatatttcgaattctgtgtagattacatcatgttccccatcCACGAATTTGACTTCTAAGTTGCCCTTTCTTAAAGAACACAGTGGTATGGATCAGTGGAATCCCAGAGCTTGACTGGACCTTCCAGACTTTTGCAGAAGcatccctctctttttctctctttctctctcccgcATTTGCAGAAGTCTTGGCGTTTGTCCTCTGCTGAGCCAAGATGGGTGACTGGAGCTACCTGGCAGAGTTCCTGGAGGAAGTACACAAGCACTCCACAGAGATTGGCAAGGTCTGGCTCACAGTCCTCTTCATATTCCGCATACTGGTGCTGGTCACGGCTGCTGAGTCATCCTGGGGGGATGAGCAGGCTGATTTCCTGTGCGATACGCTGCAGCCTGGCTGCGAGAACGTCTGCTACGACCAAGCCTTCCCCATCTCGCACATCCGCTATTGGGTGCTGCAGGTCATCTTCGTCTCCACACCGTCTTTGGTGTACCTGTTCCACACCATGCACAGGGTGCGCATGCAGGAGAAGCAGAGGCAACGGGAGGCAGAGAGGGCCAAACACGTGCAGGGCGCTGGCTCTTATGAGTACCCAGTGGCTGAGAAGACAGCTCTGTCCTGCTGGGAGGAAGGGAATGAAAAGATTGTCCTCCAGGGCACTCTGCTCAACACCTATGTCTGCAGCATCCTGATCCGCACCACCATGGAGGTGGCCTTCATTGTGGGCCAGTACCTCCTGTACGGGATCTTCCTGGACACCCTGCATGTCTGCCGCAGgagtccctgcccccaccccgtcAACTGTTATGTATCCCGGCCCACTGAGAAGAATGTCTTCATTGTCTTTATGCTGGCTGTGGCAGGACTGTCCCTCTTCCTCAGCCTGGTTGAACTCTACCACCTGGGCTGGAAGAGGATCAGACAGCGATTTGCCAGGTCACGGCAGGGCATGGCTGAGTGCCAGCTTCCTGGCCCCTCTGCTGGCATAGTCCAGAAATGCACACCACCGCTTGACTTCAATCAG of the Equus quagga isolate Etosha38 chromosome 13, UCLA_HA_Equagga_1.0, whole genome shotgun sequence genome contains:
- the GJA5 gene encoding gap junction alpha-5 protein, encoding MGDWSYLAEFLEEVHKHSTEIGKVWLTVLFIFRILVLVTAAESSWGDEQADFLCDTLQPGCENVCYDQAFPISHIRYWVLQVIFVSTPSLVYLFHTMHRVRMQEKQRQREAERAKHVQGAGSYEYPVAEKTALSCWEEGNEKIVLQGTLLNTYVCSILIRTTMEVAFIVGQYLLYGIFLDTLHVCRRSPCPHPVNCYVSRPTEKNVFIVFMLAVAGLSLFLSLVELYHLGWKRIRQRFARSRQGMAECQLPGPSAGIVQKCTPPLDFNQCLENGPGGKFFNPFSNKMASQQNIDNLATEQVRDQEQIPGEGFIHIRYAQKPEVPNGVSPGHRLPHCYQNDKPRLSKASSKARSDDLSV